A window from Engraulis encrasicolus isolate BLACKSEA-1 chromosome 13, IST_EnEncr_1.0, whole genome shotgun sequence encodes these proteins:
- the LOC134460639 gene encoding uncharacterized protein LOC134460639, whose amino-acid sequence MVRDVQSDHGTVFMRYEKKPPSYDCCSQPFGKPSLSCKQVGLIAYIRSNTFSFPSSKKNADLTLKLSKQLLQKVAKEMNRISKPKLQCLVDSIDADYWSIEQCRSFILKWAEELKNIQTSSRSEKQWCEEKTLSANQKDLKEAHRILYRWAASLKAVKEDSVHPSEDVRGVLEDLGREWKRGHLTNMLPAMDFIMWSVLKDTSTQTCKISPAMKLNSHLPVLTMVH is encoded by the exons ATGGTTAGAGATGTCCAGTCAGACCACGGCACCGTTTTCATGCGGTATGAAAAGAAACCCCCATCTTACGACTGTTGTTCTCAGCCTTTCGGAAAACCCAGCCTTTCATGTAAACAG GTAGGCCTAATTGCCTACATCAGGAGCAACACGTTTTCATTTCCAAGCTCTAAAAAG aaTGCAGACCTCACATTAAAACTAAGTAAGCAGCTGTTGCAGAAGGTGGCCAAGGAGATGAATAGAATATCAAAG CCTAAGTTACAATGCCTGGTGGACAGCATCGATGCAGACTATTGGAGCATAGAGCAGTGTCGTTCTTTCATCCTAAAATGGGCAGAGGAGTTGAAAAACATACAGACCTCATCG AGGAGTGAAAAGCAGTGGTGTGAAGAGAAGACTCTCTCTGCCAATCAGAAGGACCTGAAAGAGGCCCATAGAATACTCTACAGGTGGGCAGCAAGCCTTAAGGCCGTTAAAGAG GACTCTGTGCATCCTTCAGAGGATGTGAGGGGTGTGTTGGAGGATCTGGGGAGGGAGTGGAAGAGGGGTCACCTGACCAACATGCTGCCTGCCATGGACTTCATCATGTGGAGTGTACTGAAGGATACATCAACACAG aCCTGCAAGATTTCACCTGCTATGAAATTAAATTCTCACCTGCCTGTCCTCACCATGGTCCACTAA